From the genome of Molothrus aeneus isolate 106 chromosome 12, BPBGC_Maene_1.0, whole genome shotgun sequence:
TCCAGATGAGGACAGAGCCCTTATCTGTTCCCCAGTACTCTCCAGAGCTGTCACAAGGTTTTGTGGGGTGAGGATTTAGCTCCCCAGGGGACGACGGAGCTCTGACTCCAAAGTCAAAGGACCTTTGAGCCAGTTCCTCAACACCTCCAGAGCTGTCACAGGTTTGGGGGTGGGGGCTGCATGAGCTCCCCCAGGTAAGAACAGGGCCCTGATCCACTCAGGGCTGTCACAGGACTTTGTGGGGGCTGGTCTGACTCCCCCAGGTGCAGCGTTAGTGGGATTGGATTTGGGAGCAGGAGGTGTGccggggcacagagcagagcccagggtcCGTGAatttccccagcagccaggtTCAGAGGCACAGGCTCCTCACCAGCCTGCCTGCCTCCTGTTGCTTTTGCTTGTGCTCACTTTTGGGCTGGTTTTCTctcagggaagggaggaaggagcaggctggAGGCATGGCCTCTGCTGGGGAGGgcacccagctcctgggctgaTGCCAAATGTGCCAACTCACAAGGAGTGTCACCAGCCTCATCCATGGCAGCCACCTAACCCGGTCCCAGGAGGGTCATAAACCCCTCCCTTTGCAAACACGAGGCCTCTGGGATCTCAggtgtggggacaggccccATCCAGGGCCGTGGCCCTTCCCCCTCGCTGCACAGGGAGCCTGAGCAGCTTTCACAGGGGAAATCGGGGCCAAGCCTGGATGAAAGGTGCCGTGGCCAGGGGCCTGgaaagagctggggctgtgtgagaGAGGAAATCCTGCTGGATTAGAGCAGCTTTCCTGACATCTCACCAGGGCTCGGAGCTGCCTGCTGAGCCAGCGGGATTGGGCCACGGGTGCTGGCCTGGCCCcgctggagagcagagcagttcAGGGCCTGCTTTAAAagtgaggggacacaggggtgacaCTGTGGATCACATGCAGGTCCTGCCCCGAGGAATGGCTGCAGATGTCCATAAGAAGAAAAGCTGGGAAGTCCCCAATGGGTCCCTGGCGCCAGGAGATGGGCAGCACACAGAGAGGTCCGAGAGCCCCACGCCGGGGCTGGCGCAGGGCACGGAGCCAGGTATGGAGCACAGCTCACCAAAGGGGGAAGCAAGGGGGGGAAAGAGCAGTTCCTCATGTGGGCTGGGACCTCCATAGCCCTGTGGGCAGGGGGAGATGGGCCCACTCATCACCAGCAGGACCCACACCCACAAAGTGCTGCAGGATGGGGAGAGGAGTCAGGTCCCCTGTGCATTCTTCCCCCACATGGGGGACACATGGATGGATGCTGCACGGCCGCTGTTCCCAGGGGCAGGCCAGGAGGGAGCCATGTTCGTGCACACCCGCTCCTACGAGGACCTGACCAGTCCTGAGGAcggggcggccgcggcgcgGAGCCCAGAGGAGAGGCGGGGGGAGCCAGCCGAGCAGAGCAGCATGGAGCAGATCAGCAAGGACTTCAGCGAGCTGAGCACGCAGCTCACGGGCATGGCCCTTGACCTGGACGAGGAGATGAGGGCAGGCAAGGAGGGGAAGCTGGAGCCATCCCCGCAGACCACCCGGCGCGACTCGGTGCTgtcagggaaggaggaggaggacgtgACCATGGACGCCTGGCGCTCGCACCGGAAGCACGTCTTCGTGCTGAGCGAGGCGGGCAAGCCCGTGTACTCCCGCTATGGCTCTGAGGAGGCCCTGTCCAGCACCATGGGTGTCATGATGGCCCTGGTGTCCTTCCTGGAGGCCGAGAAAAACGCCATCCGGTCCATCCATGCAGGTACCGCCCTgggggggaaggggatgggggGGGTCACAGCCTGCCCATCTATGTGCCTGCCACCACGGGCCATGTCAtctgtccccagggacagaCGGGTTGCGGgggggagaggctgcagcctggctgtaGCCCGGGGGAGCCAGGCTCACAGGTCTGCCCCCGGCCCCCCGGGGACTCCCTCCCAAGCAGATGGCTACAAGGTGGTCTTCGTGCGGAGGAGCCcgctggtgctggtggcagtggcacGCACCCGGCAGTCGGAGCAGGAGATTGCCCACGAGCTGCTCTACATCTACTACCAGATTCTGAGCCTGCTCACCTGGACCCAGCTCAACCACATCTTCCAGCAGAAGCAGAACTATGACCTGCGCCGGCTTCTGGCTGGCTCCGAGCGCATCACCGACAACCTGCTGGACCTCATGGCCCATGACCCCAGCTTCCTGATGGGCGCTGTGCGCTGCCTGCCCCTGGCCGCCAGCGTCCGGGACgctgtcagcagcagcctgcagcaagCCAAGGCCAAGAGCCTGGTCTTTTCCATTCTGCTGTCTGGGAACCAGCTGGTGTCTCTCGTGAGGAAGAAGGATCAGTTCCTCCACCCCATTGACCTCCATCTGCTCTTCAACCTCATcagctcttcttcctctttccgGGAGGGTGAAGCCTGGACTCCCATTTGCCTCCCTAAGTTCAACTCCAGCGGTTTCTTCCACGCCCACATCTCCTACCTGGAGCAGGAGATGgacctgtgcctgctgctggtcTCCACTGACCGTGAGGACTTCTTCACCGTGTCCGACTGCAAGCGGCGCTTCCAGGAGCGCCTGCGGCGGCGGGGGGTGCAGCACGCTCTGCACGAGGCCCTGCGCACCCCCTTCTACAGCGTTGCCCAGGTGGGCATCCCTGACCTCCGGCACTTCATCTACAAGTCCAAGAGCTCCGGGCTCTTCACCAGGTGAGGCCCTGGGGAAGCGCTGGGCCAAGGCTGTGGCATGTGGCATGGGCCAAGCCCCTTCTCCAGTGGGTTAATGGGGTGCTGTGTTCCTGCAGCCCCGAGATTGAGGCTCCGTAcgtgcaggaggaggagaaggagaggctCTTGGGGCTTTACCAGTACCTGCACAGTCGGGCCCACAACTCTTCACGGCCCTTGAAGAACATCTATTTCACAGGCCCCCGCGAGAACCTCCTGGCGTGGGTAAGGCTGTTGGTGGGGTTTGGTGAGCCTGTCTTTTGTGGTCCTGCAGGGTGGGGAAAGGGGGTGGTAACACTGCACAGCACCAGCTCCGTGGTCCCCAGGGAGGACCCCAGCATATGTATGTGGTCCTTTTGGGGGTGAGCTTGCCCCTGTGTgagggagggacaggcaggggtaGCAGTGGGAGCTGGTGAATTCCAGCACCAAGGGCTGTGCCATGTCCTGTTGTGAACTCAGTGCTGTAGAGAAAAACCCACTGTGGGGCAAACCCCAGGGTTTGGCTCTCCCACTTCTGAGCAAACCAGATGCCACCCATTTAGGATACCACACTGCCACTTTGTGTCCCTGCActggagcccctctgcccaCTGCTGGTAGCCCATGGGGGAAGAAGGAGTGCCAGTCCCAAGTGGGGCACAGTCCTGGTCCCAGCAtatgtcctgtccttctcccAGGTAACCAATGCCTTTGAGCTCTACGTATGCTACAGTCCCCTGGGGACCAAGGCTGGCGCCATCAATGCTGTCAACAAGCTCATGAAGTGGATCCGCAAGGAGGAAGACCGACTCTTCATCCTCACGCCCCAGACGTACTGAGGGCATCACCCAGGGcatggaggcagctgggagagcccccgctgtgctggggagcccaTTCCCAGGGATTTCCGGGCTGTGTGTCCAGGGGAGAGGGCATGGTGGgaccccagagcacagggaaacCCCACCTGCAGGACTGTCCAGCCTGGTTGGTAGAGATGGGGTGcacaggaaagggaaggggatgAACAGGACTTTCtctcagctgcaggcagtgccccagctgGGGGGCCTGCTCTTCCTCCACAGTCCTCAGCTCCATCCTTTGTTGTGAGGGTCCTGGAGTGGGGCTGCTGGTACCCCAGGTTACTAGAGgtgagcagagccccagggtcctgcttgctgtgcctggcacctcccttcTCTGACATCCTGTGGCTGTGCCAAGGGTGGGGGTCCCCAAGGGAGATGTGGCAGCACTCAGGGGAGCCCTATGTTGCTGTGCCCGCAGATGGCGGGTGACACTGTCCAGGcgagggacagggctggcctggggcacacactgctcctctccctgccttggGGGATCTGGACCCCCCAAGTGCCAGGGAGCCTCTGCAGTCCCAGAGCGGGTTTGCCCCCTTGGCATCTGTATGAGCCTGGACCCTTCCCACTGTGGCTGTGAAAAGGATGTctgtccctggggatgctggcaGGCAGGGTGGGTCAGCAGGGTCCTGCCCACCTCACCACAGGGACACGGGAGCTCCAGAGAGCCAAGGTGCTGAGGTGTTTGTCAGGCTGCTTGTGGGCTCGTGGTTCTGGCTGTGGGTAATGGATCCTAAAGGGGCAGCTCAAGCACATCTCCTTGGAGACCCCTCCCAGTACAGGGCCATGGAGCTCCCCAGCCCATTAAGAGTTTTCCCCTTGGCGCGGGAGCACCTGTTTCCCAAACCCAGCCTCTCAAGCCAGCTATGCTGAGCTTCCTCCACCTCCCTGGCCACCCCAGGCACTGGTGTGGGGCTGAGCACCTGTGAATGGCCCGACTCCATGTTTTGGGTCTGTCTGAATAGTGCTGGAATAGGTGTCTGAGGAGGGGCAGAGCCATCAGGGTGACACCCTgcacagagggagctgggaaggatcCGGCAGAGCTAGCACAGGGATCTGCTCCTGTATTTATGCTCCTGCCAGAGTGTAATCGCTTGTCTTTGCTCATAAACATTATCTGGACCCTAAGTTGAGTCTTGTCGCATTCCTGTATGTTCACTGGAGTGGGGGGATGACCAAGCTGGGCAGGAAGTTTGCTCCAAGTTTGGTACGGTGCAGTCCAGCCCCGGGGatctgctgggagccaggaaaGCTGCCTGGGAGTGGTGCGGGGCTGCCGGGGTTGTGCTGGCAGGAGGCGGCGCTGACTGGAGATTGGGAGCGGCAAAATCTCCGGGCTGAGCTGGCCACGGCCAGCTCATGTCGAAACCGAGAGGCGCAGCCGGAGGAAGGAGCTCTTGGGTAAGGCCCGGAGCCAGCAGAACTGCCGGGCCTTGCACAACACGGGGCGGGAGCCTGGGGGGCCGGGGCTGGCCAGGCGGCAGGCACAGGGCACTTTCGGCAGGCCAGCCGCTCCTGGGACCAAAGTCCCCAGCACCGCGCTCACCTGGAGGAAAGGTCCATGTGCAAAGCTGGGGTTCACGGGCCTgtctgagggcagcagggcactTGGAGGGCAAATCCATGCATGGATCGGGATCTCCCCACATCCCTACGAACTCTGCAGTCActcccagaggtgctggcaccTCCTGCCACCGCTGGCAACCAGGGAGGAAAGGGACATGAGACACAGAATGGGCACAACAGAAATAACCctcacagctgccctggcaaAGCTgtggctcccccagccctgctcttttCTCCCAGCTGGAAACTTCGGTGCTGAGCCTGCCGCACCTTCAAGGTGCCCTTTTGGCCTGGAAGCGAGCAGCGAACGGGGTGCTGCCGCGGGAAGCGGCAATTTCCATTCCATGTGTCGCAGTGTCAGCTGTCCTtgtggcagcggggctgggtgCTGCGGCCGAGGGGCCACGGGGTACCGGCATGCAGGACCCCACTCAtacccagggatgctgctggcagccaccTCCCAGCCACGGGGAACCCCCGACGGCCCCCCGGACCTGCAGCGGGCAGCGAGGCGGAGCGCCAGCCCTGCATCCGTGTTCCGATCAGCGGCCCCGACTCAGAGCCGTGCGCCTCTCGGGCACCGTGCCCAGCCGTGCCTGTCTCCCCGGCAGTGCCCAGCGGTACCCCGATCTCCTTGTCCCCCGCACACCCCCGGGCTGCGTGTGCCGGTGCCGGCCCTCGGGGAGCCCCGGGCGGCGCGGGGGCAGGACCCGCCCACCCCGTCCcgccccgtcccgtcccgccTCGTCCCGTCCCGCCTCGCCTGCTCCGTcccagccccgctccgctccgccctGTCCCGACACGGCACGGCACCGCACGGCACGGCAGCGCCCAGGTGAGCGCCCTGCCGCTCGGCACCGCTCGGATCGGACCGGACCGGACCGGACGGATGGGGCGGGGGCAGCCGGAGCCAGTGGAGATCCCGGACCTGGTGagctgcggcggggccgggggtggAGGCCGGGGGTAGTTCAGGGTTCCAGTCCTGGGAGGTTGGCGGGGGCCTTGTCCTAGTCCCGCAGGGATCCCCAGTCCCCGTTGCTGTCCCGGGGGCAGGGAGGGTCCCTATCCCAGTCCCTGGAATGGGTCATtgcagggcagagatgcccCGGGGTGACAGGCAGTGTCTGTAGGTGGCAGAAGGCAGGATTTGTCCCTCTGCCACAGGCAGCTTGGCATCACCTCCTACTCATGGTATTTCGGAAGAAGTTTGGTGTGACTGATCCTCCCTCGGCACTACCCATCGTCATCTGGCCCTTGGGAACCCTGGCAGCCCCAAATGACACCcggctgtggctgtgcccggGTCCTCACCTAAAATAAGTGTGTAAAGcccttccttttttattttggcagATGCAATGGTGGCCCATCCTCCATACGTTCTGAGcctgctgggtgctgagcaCCATCGATAACTCTACACCAGTGGCACTGCACAGCATGGGCCTGTCGTGCTGTGTgtgcctctggctgctgctcgccctggccctgctgggtgctggtgcCTGGCAGTGTCCCCGCATCCCTTACAGCTCCACCAGGAACTTCTCCATCCCTTACACACTGCCCAGCCTCGATGCTGGCAGCCCCATCCAGAATGTTGCTGTCTTCACTGACTCCGATGGCCCAGTCGCTGCCTTTGTGGCCGTCCGCAACCACATCCTTTTGGTCAGCCCCAAGCTGCGCCTGCTCTCCATCCTTGTCACCGGCCCAGTGGGCAGTGCTAACTGTGAGATCTGTCGCCTGTGCCCAGTCACCACAGATGGCCCTGAGGACACGGACAATGTCCTGTTGGTGCTGGACCCACTGGAGCCATGGCTGTACAGCTGTGGCACGGCACAGCATGGGCTGTGCTATCAGCACCAGCTGGAGGTGCGGGACGGTAAGGTGGCCATCACAGCCACACACTGCCTGTACTCGGCCACAGGCAACAGCCCTGCCTTCTGCCCTGACTGTGTGGTCAGCCCACTGGGGACCAGTGCCACTGTGGTGGCCACCTCCTACGCCTCTGTCTTCTACCTCGGCTCCACCATCGACAGCAGTGTGGCAGCACGGTACAGCCCACAGTCGGTGTCCATCCGACGCCTGAAGGGTACCTTGGATGGCTTTTCAAATGACTTCCAGTGGCTGACGGTGCTGCCACAATACCGCGACAACTACACCATCCACTACGTGCACTCCTTTGCCGACGGGGACCACGTGTATTTCCTGATGGTGCAGCCGGAGCGGCCGGGATCAGCCGCGTACCACACGCGCCTGGCGCGGCTCAGCACCCACGAGCGTCACCTCCGCCGCTACCGTGAGCTTGTCCTCGACTGCCGCTTTGAGTCCAAGCGCCGGCGCCGGCGCAGCGGCGAGGAGGATGCTGAGAGGGACATCGCCTACAatgtgctgcaggcagcccacACTGCCCGGCCCGGTGCACGGCTGGCCCGCGACCTCGGCATCAACGACACCGACACGGTGCTCTTCGGTGCCTTCGCCGAGAGCCGGCCCGAGAGCCCAGTGCCACAGGAGAACTCGGCAGTCTGTGCCTTCCCCCTGCGCCTCCTCAATCAGGCCATGGAGGAGGGCATGAAGAAGTGCTGCGGTACCGGGCACCAGCCGCTGCTGCGGGGGCTCAGTTTCTTCCAGCCGGTGGAGTACTGCCCACACAATGTGAGTGCTCCACCCTGCGCCGCATCCTgcctggggaccctgggggtTGGCTGGGATGTGGGAAAGTGGGTTCAGGAGCTGGGAAACGCTGGTGTAGCGGGGTGGATGGTGGGGTGGGgtagggcagggcagggcagggcagggggagagcGGTATCATCCAGGTGTGAGTCAGCCCAGCATCCACCCACTACCTACTGCGGGGGCTGCTGCGTTCTGGCAGCTGCACCGAGGAGGCCGGGTGAGGGTGGGGATCCTGTGAGCCCCCCATGGTACATGTGCTATCACATGGGCACACTGCCACTTGTCATGCATTGGGCCAATTCCTCTCCTGGTATGGCCTGCCCGGCAGCCTCGACTCCAGCCCCCGTGGTGACTGTTCCTGGACCCCAGCCACCCTCTCCATCTTGTTTATGTGTGGGGGGTGGGAAAGCCATGGGGCCTCGGTGCTTGGCAGGCTGGATGTGTGAGgtgcaggctgctcctgccttgtccCCCAGGCCCAGCCACCGCCTTCTCTGGGCAAATAAACCGCAGGCGGAAGTGCAATTAGTCACCGGGGTTCCTCATCTGCCACGGCCGCGGGGCAGGAACACCGTGTCCCAGGTACAAGCCCTGGCATGGCCAGGATGCAGATGGGTGGGCACCCTGGCAGGGCCCCCTCATCCCAGCACATGACATGAGTTTTGGTGTCTTCAGCCAGGCTCAGGGCAAGGTGCAGCCAAatcccctcctcttcctgcaaAGGGCAGACAGCTCACTGCCGCTGACTCACACTGTAGCACGAGAAACTCAGAGGGGACCTGAGCCCCTCTGCATTGGGAGTGTCCTGTGGGGACCCCATGGCTCCTGGTGTCCCTCTTCCACCCCAGCCCCTTGCTGAGCTCCAGGGCTCAGGGAACACTGGGGTTGGAGTGAGCATCCTGTAGTGCCAGCACGAGTAACTACATCCAgatggggtgggaagggagggcaGGATCTGACGCCACATGAGGGACTGAGGGAAGGCCTGCCAATGTGGTTTATTCTCCAAAattttcccagcctggagggGAACTTAAGCAATCTGGTGCTGCCCCAAAATATCTCACAAATCAAGCTAGTGCCTACCTGTGAGGGTGTGGGAGTCGGGGTGCCAGGGCCAGCTTCAAGTCACTCACCCCATGTTTGGCCACAGGTGAACCTCTCAGCACCGGTGGTCAACACCAGCTGCTGGGATCAGCCCACCcttgtccctgctgcctcccacaaAGTGGACCTGTTCAACGGGCAGCTGACAGGTGTCCTCCTCACCTCCCTCTTCGTCACTGCCATGGGAGACGTCACTGtggcccacctgggcacagcagaaGGACGCGTCttccaggtgggatgggggGTCGGGTGGGatggcaggtcctggcaggcTGTGGGGTATGCTCagcaccctgctctgccctgctgcagatgGTGCTCCAGCGCTCCAGCTCCTACCTTCTGACCTTGTCCAACTTCTCCCTGGGCGAGCCGGGGCCAGTGCGAGGTGCCATGGGGCTGCAAAGCCGCTCGCTGTTCTTCACTGCTGGCACCAAGGTGAgtgggggctctgaggggcaTAGGGTGGGCATGGAGCTCCATGTGTCCCCCTCACCTCCACTCTCCGTCCCCAGGTGTGGCTCCTGAACGTCACTGGCCCTGGCTGTCGCCACTTCTCCACGTGCCAGCGCTGCCTGCGGGCCGAGCGCTTCATGGGCTGTGGCTGGTGTGGGGATGGGTGCAGGCACCGCCACGAGTGCCCCAGCCACTGGGTCCAGGACAGCTGCCCGCCCGTCCTCACCGACGTAGGTCTGCGCTGTGtccccctgctcctcacagctccAAGCATTCGGATGGGGAGGGACGTGGCAAATGGGGTGGAGTGTGGTGGGACCCCCTCCCTGGGATGGGTATTGTGTTCCTCAGAGAAGGTATTTCTGGACCCACAACAGTCACTGCACTTTGGGGTGACACAGGTGCCTCTCCCACAGTTCCATCCCCGGAGCGCCCCGCTGCAGGGTCGGACACGGGTGACACTCTGTGGAATGACCTTCCGCTCCCACTTGGACCCCGACCCCGGCCGCAGCCCCCGCGGCGCCTGCCGGGTGGCAGTGGGATGGCGAGGCTGCACCGTGCTGCCAGAGGAGAGCGAGAGCATCAGGTGTGCAGCGGTGCTGGGAgagaacagctgcagggagggctctggggctgcccccgGCCTAGGGCTGATCCCCATCACTGTCCCACAGACCCCTGCCCACCTCGCGCCGCAAGGAGTTTGTGGATGTGCTGGTGTGTGAGCTGGAGCCGGGGGGCCCGGCAGCCCTGGGGGGCCCAGCCGACGTGGTGCTCACTGTGGAGGAGCCTGCCAGAGCCTCTGGCTTCCGAGTCTACGGCTCCGCCACCCTCGGAGGCTTCATCTTCGTGGTACGGTTCCACACTGGCAGTGCCCCTGGCAGGGTCGGGGGGGGTTTGGCTCACTCACCCATCCCACTGACCCCATCTCTGCTCAGGAGCCCCAC
Proteins encoded in this window:
- the MON1A gene encoding vacuolar fusion protein MON1 homolog A translates to MAADVHKKKSWEVPNGSLAPGDGQHTERSESPTPGLAQGTEPGAGQEGAMFVHTRSYEDLTSPEDGAAAARSPEERRGEPAEQSSMEQISKDFSELSTQLTGMALDLDEEMRAGKEGKLEPSPQTTRRDSVLSGKEEEDVTMDAWRSHRKHVFVLSEAGKPVYSRYGSEEALSSTMGVMMALVSFLEAEKNAIRSIHADGYKVVFVRRSPLVLVAVARTRQSEQEIAHELLYIYYQILSLLTWTQLNHIFQQKQNYDLRRLLAGSERITDNLLDLMAHDPSFLMGAVRCLPLAASVRDAVSSSLQQAKAKSLVFSILLSGNQLVSLVRKKDQFLHPIDLHLLFNLISSSSSFREGEAWTPICLPKFNSSGFFHAHISYLEQEMDLCLLLVSTDREDFFTVSDCKRRFQERLRRRGVQHALHEALRTPFYSVAQVGIPDLRHFIYKSKSSGLFTSPEIEAPYVQEEEKERLLGLYQYLHSRAHNSSRPLKNIYFTGPRENLLAWVTNAFELYVCYSPLGTKAGAINAVNKLMKWIRKEEDRLFILTPQTY